One Sulfolobus sp. S-194 DNA segment encodes these proteins:
- the argC gene encoding N-acetyl-gamma-glutamyl-phosphate reductase codes for MIRVAVIGGSGYTGGELLRILAVHPKVEVTYVTSREYAGKPVSLIHPNLRGFYNMNFSQFSFDKLGDKADVVFLGLPHKVSIEYVPKILETGIQVIDLSADFRLKDPTLYKIWYGYEHPYPDLLKKAVYGLPELHYEELKNAKLIASPGCNATATILAGAPLVASGLLETYKLISDVKVGSSEGGAKPHEGSHHPERQNAIRPYEADGHRHAAEAEQELSLVAKRDVKVSLVPHAVSSVRGALASVHGWLNSDISEMDMWKKSIEFYKGKKFVRIIRSNVHPYPDPKFVIGSNFADIGFAIEKRMQRITMFSAIDNLMKGAAGQAVQAFNISRGFEEDEGLRIPPLRPA; via the coding sequence ATGATAAGAGTTGCCGTAATAGGAGGTTCAGGTTATACTGGTGGAGAATTGTTAAGAATTCTGGCAGTTCATCCCAAAGTGGAAGTAACATATGTAACATCTAGAGAATATGCGGGAAAACCAGTATCATTGATACATCCGAATTTAAGAGGATTTTATAATATGAATTTTTCTCAGTTTTCATTTGATAAACTGGGAGATAAAGCAGACGTTGTATTTCTTGGGTTACCACACAAAGTTTCAATAGAATATGTACCAAAAATCCTAGAAACAGGAATTCAGGTAATTGATTTAAGTGCAGATTTTAGGTTAAAAGATCCTACTCTATATAAGATATGGTATGGTTATGAACACCCATATCCAGATTTACTGAAAAAAGCTGTATATGGCTTACCAGAACTTCACTATGAAGAACTTAAAAATGCAAAACTTATTGCTTCTCCGGGTTGTAATGCTACTGCAACTATATTAGCTGGTGCTCCTTTAGTTGCATCAGGTCTATTAGAGACTTACAAATTAATCAGCGATGTAAAAGTTGGAAGTAGTGAAGGAGGTGCTAAACCTCATGAAGGTAGTCATCATCCGGAAAGGCAAAATGCGATAAGACCTTACGAGGCTGATGGACATAGGCATGCAGCTGAAGCTGAGCAAGAACTTAGTTTAGTAGCAAAAAGGGATGTAAAAGTAAGTTTAGTTCCTCATGCCGTTAGCAGTGTGAGAGGTGCTTTAGCTTCAGTTCATGGTTGGTTAAATAGTGATATAAGCGAAATGGATATGTGGAAAAAATCTATAGAATTCTACAAAGGAAAAAAATTCGTACGTATAATAAGGAGTAATGTACATCCTTACCCAGACCCAAAATTTGTTATAGGTAGTAATTTTGCAGATATAGGTTTTGCAATAGAAAAGAGGATGCAAAGAATAACAATGTTTTCTGCAATAGATAATTTAATGAAAGGCGCTGCTGGCCAAGCTGTCCAAGCTTTTAACATATCAAGAGGTTTTGAAGAGGATGAGGGTTTAAGAATACCTCCTCTGAGGCCTGCGTAA
- the cedB gene encoding DNA import protein CedB, translating into MADNISENHKVLIIFVVILLILGVISRNLIFFILDILLFFLFLIMSKKENHRFFSKFFTTYIRGKINKNEVKSEIIVKDGIIRDGESIRGVLVVDDIPFDYRDLSDESLRNKIISFHKVLDVLGDIDIVFKKQSIDKNKFLENLFLRAQNLRVITEADPSNERAKNELEIVQSMIKKISEGETPFRYLIFFIINSTTEENVIASIQLLRKGLESLGIKARLATKDEIIKLLQDKIKLKKQSFPTQLPFLSVFSLPKSPKFEFFEDGIYIGREIGNNRAVFWNYKTMLNPHVLLIGPTGAGKTEFLISLGYKINIFSNIPVIFFDTKSDIKIRLKRYYIRFKILNPLVYSLGLLKVDGINLESYISQIEEILSNSFKLDKYTSSILYKVIKDVFYRYTNPTWNIILTEIEKLDIPYQVKTYLYRIISQVKELDIDKENSLISMINEDNIYVIDLSLVKSEEIRRLIMMSVLTKIYNKYNIADDKLKIAVVIDEAWTIIKDSSEYSIILDLIKRGRGFGIMLLLATQNIIDLGDYSDIYLQNIGLSVFMNNGDKKFWQEVLRFVNISDKEISNELSFLGRGEALIRFITDPRPVVISLDTLVRDSL; encoded by the coding sequence ATGGCTGATAATATAAGCGAAAATCATAAAGTTCTCATAATCTTTGTAGTAATCCTTTTAATTTTAGGAGTTATTAGTAGAAATTTAATATTTTTTATTTTAGATATATTGCTATTTTTTCTCTTTTTGATTATGTCGAAAAAAGAAAATCATAGATTTTTCAGTAAATTTTTTACTACATATATTCGGGGTAAAATAAACAAAAATGAAGTAAAGTCGGAGATAATTGTAAAAGATGGAATAATAAGAGACGGAGAAAGCATAAGAGGTGTTCTTGTAGTAGACGATATTCCTTTTGATTATCGGGATTTAAGTGATGAAAGTCTAAGAAATAAGATAATATCATTTCATAAAGTTTTAGATGTATTAGGGGATATAGACATAGTATTTAAGAAGCAATCCATAGATAAAAATAAATTTTTAGAAAATTTATTTTTGCGAGCCCAAAATTTAAGAGTTATTACTGAGGCTGATCCATCTAATGAAAGAGCAAAAAATGAGCTAGAAATTGTTCAGTCGATGATTAAGAAAATAAGTGAAGGAGAAACTCCTTTCAGATACTTAATATTCTTTATAATTAATTCTACAACAGAAGAAAATGTAATAGCTTCTATACAACTTCTAAGGAAAGGATTAGAAAGTTTAGGAATAAAAGCTAGGTTAGCTACAAAAGATGAGATAATAAAATTACTTCAAGATAAAATTAAGTTAAAGAAGCAAAGTTTCCCAACTCAATTACCATTCTTGTCCGTATTTTCATTACCTAAGTCTCCAAAATTTGAGTTTTTTGAAGATGGGATCTACATAGGACGAGAAATAGGTAATAATAGGGCTGTTTTTTGGAACTATAAAACTATGCTAAATCCCCACGTTCTACTTATTGGTCCAACTGGTGCTGGAAAAACAGAATTTTTGATAAGTCTAGGTTATAAAATTAATATATTTTCAAATATTCCAGTAATTTTCTTTGATACAAAAAGTGATATAAAAATAAGATTAAAAAGATATTATATACGATTCAAAATTCTCAACCCTCTTGTATATAGTTTAGGTTTATTGAAAGTTGATGGTATTAACTTAGAATCTTATATATCACAAATAGAGGAAATATTGTCAAACAGTTTTAAACTGGATAAGTATACCTCTTCTATCTTATATAAAGTAATAAAAGACGTATTTTATAGGTACACAAATCCCACATGGAATATCATTCTGACTGAAATTGAAAAATTAGATATCCCTTATCAAGTTAAAACATATCTCTATAGAATAATATCTCAAGTAAAAGAACTTGATATAGATAAAGAAAACTCCTTAATCAGCATGATTAATGAAGATAATATATATGTGATTGATCTTTCACTAGTAAAGTCTGAAGAAATTAGGCGACTAATAATGATGTCAGTACTAACAAAAATTTATAATAAATATAACATAGCTGACGATAAATTGAAAATAGCTGTTGTTATAGATGAAGCTTGGACTATAATAAAGGATTCTTCAGAGTATTCAATAATACTTGATCTTATAAAGAGAGGGAGGGGTTTTGGTATTATGCTATTATTAGCTACTCAGAATATAATCGATTTAGGAGATTATAGCGATATTTATTTACAAAACATAGGATTATCAGTATTTATGAATAATGGAGATAAAAAATTCTGGCAAGAAGTTTTAAGATTTGTAAACATATCTGATAAGGAAATTTCAAACGAGTTATCATTTCTAGGAAGAGGCGAAGCTTTAATTAGATTTATAACAGATCCTAGGCCAGTAGTAATTTCATTAGATACATTAGTAAGAGACTCTCTCTAA